A single genomic interval of Electrophorus electricus isolate fEleEle1 chromosome 4, fEleEle1.pri, whole genome shotgun sequence harbors:
- the LOC113576949 gene encoding P2Y purinoceptor 3 → MDNISSPDVLPICTYKEDFKRYLLPVVYSVVFILGLPLNTAVILRIWARRGALTCSTIYMLNLAVADFLYVCSLPLLIYNYARQDYWPFGEFACRLVRFQFYSNLHGSILFLTCISRQRYLGICHPMAHWPKRGGRRLAWAACGCVWLAVVLLCAPTFEFAATGTQRNRTVCYDLSTPKRSPQYFPYGIALTCLGFALPFLAIVGLYCSMARELCRPSAARSEMVQRRRSKAVRMIAIVVLVFSISFLPFHVTKTLYLLVRTWPDAPCETRNFLSVVYKSTRPFASMNSVLDPILFYFTQAKFRHGTRSFLLRITGSKGRERDT, encoded by the coding sequence ATGGACAACATCTCCTCCCCCGACGTTCTACCCATCTGCACCTACAAAGAGGATTTCAAGCGCTACCTCCTCCCTGTGGTCTACAGCGTGGTCTTCATCCTGGGCCTCCCGCTCAACACGGCCGTCATCCTGCGCATCTGGGCCAGGCGTGGGGCGCTCACCTGCAGCACCATCTACATGCTCAACCTGGCCGTGGCCGACTTCCTGTACGTCTGCTCCCTGCCCCTGCTGATCTACAACTACGCCAGGCAGGACTACTGGCCATTTGGTGAGTTCGCCTGCCGCCTGGTGCGTTTCCAGTTCTACAGCAACCTGCACGGCagcatcctcttcctcacgTGTATCAGCAGGCAGCGCTACCTGGGCATCTGCCACCCGATGGCGCACTGGCCCAAGCGGGGTGGCCGGCGGCTGGCGTGGGCCGCGTGCGGCTGCGTGTGGCTGGCCGTGGTGCTGCTTTGCGCCCCCACCTTCGAGTTCGCCGCCACGGGCACGCAGCGCAACCGCACGGTGTGCTACGACCTGAGCACACCCAAGCGCTCGCCACAGTACTTCCCCTACGGCATCGCGCTCACGTGCCTGGGTTTCGCGCTGCCCTTCCTGGCCATCGTGGGCCTGTACTGCAGCATGGCGCGTGAGCTGTGCCGGCCCAGTGCCGCCCGCAGTGAGATGGTCCAGCGGCGGAGGAGCAAAGCCGTGCGCATGATCGCCATCGTGGTGCTGGTGTTCTCCATCAGCTTCCTGCCGTTCCACGTGACCAAAACGCTGTACCTGCTGGTGCGGACGTGGCCAGACGCCCCGTGCGAGACGAGGAACTTCCTATCGGTGGTGTATAAGAGCACGAGGCCGTTCGCCAGCATGAACAGCGTGCTAGACCCCATCCTGTTCTACTTCACACAGGCCAAGTTCAGGCACGGCACACGCAGCTTCCTGCTCAGGATCACGGGATCCAAGGGCCGGGAGAGAGACACGTGA